In Lemur catta isolate mLemCat1 chromosome 1, mLemCat1.pri, whole genome shotgun sequence, one DNA window encodes the following:
- the ZFR2 gene encoding zinc finger RNA-binding protein 2: protein MGPAAGQALPPATPVQCGRYQPHMGQDFAHSSQRQEPSPAPTAAATFQKGLGDAEASCGNEHMWPHLWPGVAFPQLSVSLPRGPSTQDGYSYGQSAAASSDGDKWYLQPAACQAGPTALDTLCQPGTKDGYGEPSPRGGHSHAQPPRQVPPVEAGQPEGASISGYVYPMVTSVQAEPSTVTSYPAPSYDPICTPYTGPNYPGYDVLVYPAARPHCPPPLSPQIQPPPPPESLLQLPPRQPSSPVDGSGKRPRPDLKLSSPNKLPKAQRGPRQPQLHYCDICKISCAGPQTYRQHLEGQKHKKKAAQKTGARPGSPLGVQGQLHCGLCAVSCTGVDAYVAHIRGARHQKVFKLHTQLGKPIPPVQPAPETSKPSSPAPEHTPEPEAPTGPTMHAQGHPAPARRPVASKGLRKGPPEPQAAGSRPQGGKVAGPKSEGPRGAPSQGGPGAASGGCCDAQPVGPDYVEEVCNSEGKVIRFHCKLCECSFNDANARDMHVKGRRHRLQYKKKVDPDLPVAVVPSNRVRKLVADRMRKQRHLARQRLQELRRWQAESRCHPHCARAAPTTRSRRRVAGGTQAVPVGTVGGGHVLALENRAVRGDRREGSGLASTVPPGHQHTVRVEEELLSQDEQQQQQASSDGSPPPPTGRPGTSAAPLPPRRRPESSDDRHVMCKHAAIYPTERELLAVQKAVAHAERALKLVSDTLAREDHGRREEEGGGHSGVAPSARVLKGVMRVGLLAKGLLLRGDRDVHLALLCSEKPTHGLLRRIAEQLPQQLPMVTEDKYEVSSNLEANIVISSCQEPRMRVTVSVTSSLMRKEPSTDQEGVEETRPDPGDVLSPEKCLESLAALRHAKWFQARASGLQPCVLVLRVLRDLCQRIPTWGALPAWALQLLVEKALSSATEPLGPGAAVRRVLECVAMGTLLADGPGLRDPCEKDQKDALEPMTPQEREDVTASAQLALRLLAFRQIHTLLGMDPLPAARCRPGSRSRKRRPEPREAEEAEEGAGERKQARRDAEGLA, encoded by the exons ATGGGCCCCGCTGCAGGCCAGGCCTTGCCCCCAGCCACCCCGGTGCAATGTGGCAGGTACCAGCCCCACATGGGCCAGGACTTTGCTCACAGCAGCCAGCGCCAGGAACCCAGCCCCGCGCCCACCGCTGCAGCCACCTTCCAG AAGGGACTTGGTGACGCAGAGGCGTCCTGCGGGAATGAACACATGTGGCCTCACCTGTGGCCCGGAGTGGCTTTCCCCCAGCTGTCTGTGTCTCTCCCGCGGGGACCGTCAACGCAGGACGGTTACAGCTACGGACAGTCGGCAGCCGCCAGCAGTGACGGGGACAAGTGGTACTTGCAGCCGGCTGCCTGCCAAGCCGGACCCACGGCCCTGGACACGCTCTGCCAGCCAG GGACCAAAGACGGCTACGGGGAGCCCAGCCCCAGGGGTGGTCACAGCCACGCTCAGCCCCCACGACAGGTGCCCCCAGTGGAGGCCGGGCAGCCAGAGGGCGCCTCGATCTCAGGCTACGTCTACCCCATGGTGACAAGTGTCCAGGCCGAGCCATCCACTGTGACCTCCTACCCTGCGCCCTCCTACGATCCCATCTGCACCCCGTACACTG GTCCAAACTACCCCGGCTACGACGTGCTGGTGTACCCTGCAGCCCGTCCCCACTGTCCTCCACCCCTGTCCCCGCAAATAcagcccccgcctcccccagAATCCCTCCTGCAGCTGCCGCCCAGGCAGCCTTCATCACCCGTGGATGGCTCCGGAAAGAGGCCCAGGCCCGACTTGAAGCTATCGTCACCCAATAAGCTGCCGAAAGCCCAGAGggggcccaggcagccccagctccACTACTGCGACATCTGCAAGATCAGCTGTGCGGGCCCCCAG ACCTACCGGCAGCATCTGGAAGGGCAGAAGCACAAGAAGAAGGCGGCTCAGAAGACAGGCGCGCGGCCCGGCAGCCCGCTCGGGGTGCAGGGACAGCTGCACTGCGGCCTGTGTGCCGTGTCCTGCACGGGGGTGGATGCTTACGTGGCCCACATCCGGGGTGCCAGGCACCAGAAG GTCTTCAAGCTACACACGCAGTTGGGGAAGCCCATTCCCCCTGTCCAGCCTGCACCCGAGACCAGCAAGCCGTCCTCTCCGGCCCCGGAGCACACCCCTGAGCCCGAGGCCCCCACCGGCCCCACCATGCACGCTCAGGGCCACCCAGCGCCGGCCAGGAGACCGGTGGCCTCAAAGGGCCTGCGCAAGG GGCCTCCCGAGCCGCAGGCAGCGGGCAGCAGACCCCAGGGCGGGAAAGTGGCCGGACCCAAATCGGAGGGGCCCAGAGGAGCGCCCAGCCAAGGGGGCCCGGGGGCAGCTTCTGGAGGCTGCTGTGACGCACAGCCAGTGGGCCCCGACTACGTGGAGGAG GTGTGCAACAGTGAAGGGAAAGTGATCCGGTTCCACTGCAAGCTGTGCGAGTGCAGTTTCAACGACGCCAACGCCAGGGACATGCACGTGAAGGGGCGGCGGCACCGGCTGCAGTACAAG aaaaaaGTGGACCCTGACCTGCCCGTCGCTGTCGTGCCCAGCAACAGGGTGCGGAAGCTCGTGGCGGACAGGATGCGGAAGCAGCGGCACCTGGCCAGGCAGCGGCTGCAGGAGCTGCGGCGCTGGCAGGCGGAGAGCAGGTGCCACCCGCACTGTGCCAGGGCTGCCCCCACCACCCG CTCCCGGCGGCGGGTGGCAGGGGGAACACAGGCTGTTCCTGTGGGCACCGTGGGCGGTGGACACGTCTTGGCGTTGGAGAATCGGGCTGTTCGCGGAGACAGGAGAGAGGGCAGCGGCCTGGCATCCACTGTGCCCCCCGGCCATCAGCACACTGT GCGGGTGGAGGAGGAGCTGCTATCTCAGgatgagcagcagcagcagcaggcatcGTCGGACgggtcccctccaccccccaccggCAGGCCGGGGACGTCCGCTGCCCCACTCCCG CCCAGGCGGCGGCCGGAGTCCAGCGACGACCGGCACGTGATGTGCAAGCATGCCGCCATCTACCCCACGGAGCGGGAGCTCCTGGCCGTGCAGAAGGCCGTCGCCCACGCGGAACGGGCCCTCAAGCTGGTGTCGGACACACTGGCCCGGGAGGACCACGGACGCCGGGAGGAAGAAGGCGGCGGGCACAG CGGCGTCGCGCCCTCGGCTCGGGTCCTGAAAGGCGTCATGCGAGTCGGCCTCCTGGCAAAAGGCCTTCTCCTACGGGGGGACAGGGACGTGCACCTGGCCCTGCTTTGCTCCGAGAAGCCCACGCACGGCCTGCTGCGGAGGATTGCGGAGCAGCTGCCCCAGCAGCTCCCG ATGGTGACTGAGGATAAGTACGAGGTCTCCTCCAACCTGGAAGCCAACATTGTCATCTCCTCCTGCCAAGAGCCCAGGATGCGGGTCACTGTGTCTGTCACCTCTTCCCTGATGCGGAAGGAGCCCTCTACGGACCAAG AAGGAGTGGAGGAAACTCGGCCTGACCCAGGAGATGTCCTGAGCCCCGAGAAGTGCCTCGAGTCCCTGGCGGCCCTGCGCCACGCCAAGTGGTTCCAG GCTCGTGCCAGCGGCCTGCAGCCGTGCGTGCTTGTCCTCAGGGTCCTGCGGGACCTCTGCCAGCGTATCCCCACCTGGGGGGCCCTGCCAGCCTGG GCCCTGCAGCTGCTCGTGGAGAAGGCTCTGAGCAGCGCCACCGAGCCCCTGGGCCCCGGGGCCGCTGTGAGGCGCGTCCTGGAGTGTGTGGCCATGGGGACACTCCTGGCAG ACGGGCCGGGACTCCGGGACCCCTGCGAGAAGGACCAGAAGGACGCCCTGGAGCCCATGACGCCGCAGGAGCGGGAGGACGTGACAGCCAGTGCCCAG CTCGCCCTGCGCTTGCTGGCCTTCCGGCAGATCCACACGCTCCTGGGCATGGACCCGCTGCCCGCGGCCCGGTGCCGGCCCGGGTCCCGCTCCCGGAAGAGGCGGCCggagcccagagaggctgaggaggccgaggagggtgcgGGCGAGAGGAAGCAGGCCCGGAGGGACGCAGAGGGGCTCGCATGA